A genomic stretch from Candidatus Nitrotoga arctica includes:
- a CDS encoding FecR domain-containing protein: MASLANFRYCTDKDRHAWEEWRNADPEHGRAWRHIENINQRLQDIPTNIVFKTLAPNALQSRRRLIKALTVLLMASGTGLIVRQTTPWREWTADYRTGTGEQRKLTLVDGTIIVLNTTSAIDVDYSDTIRLIQLRTGEMFITTAQDRPAATLMRPFVVETAEGTVHALGTRFVVRQENGRSMWPYMKARLKLHLSMPAIKRSSCQSDKHSALLVKPEIPFYRLTKMLSLGSKA, translated from the coding sequence ATGGCTAGTCTTGCTAATTTCCGGTACTGCACAGATAAAGATCGCCATGCATGGGAAGAATGGCGCAACGCCGACCCAGAGCATGGTCGTGCTTGGCGTCACATTGAGAATATCAACCAGCGCCTTCAGGACATACCAACCAATATCGTCTTCAAAACATTGGCTCCCAATGCTCTGCAAAGTCGCCGTCGCTTAATTAAGGCACTAACTGTATTGCTCATGGCTAGTGGAACGGGCTTAATCGTCCGACAGACAACACCCTGGCGTGAATGGACTGCCGACTATCGAACCGGCACAGGTGAGCAGCGCAAGCTTACGTTGGTAGACGGCACGATCATTGTGCTCAATACCACTAGCGCCATTGATGTGGATTACAGCGACACTATAAGATTAATACAGCTGCGCACTGGTGAAATGTTCATTACCACAGCTCAGGATAGGCCAGCGGCAACATTGATGCGGCCCTTCGTTGTTGAAACTGCAGAAGGTACGGTGCATGCGCTCGGCACACGTTTCGTTGTACGGCAAGAAAACGGCCGCAGCATGTGGCCGTATATGAAGGCGCGGTTGAAATTGCACCTTTCGATGCCAGCGATCAAAAGATCGTCGTGCCAGTCGGACAAGCACTCAGCTTTACTCGTCAAACCAGAGATACCTTTTTATCGGCTGACGAAAATGCTATCGCTTGGATCGAAGGCATGA
- a CDS encoding STN domain-containing protein, giving the protein MGIRKNRGKQYNNIGNISILTLTRSRAIHTMFFGLATLASMTVATPFAYAADTAQVQTALKHYDVPAGPLATRLNDLARTAGVLLSFGPALAEGKRTNGISGDYALPDAFARLLAGSDVEAVAISGGRYTLKTLPVVPIQRGAELNATTLPEVRVSAAMSHKETTYGPITGYVAKRSATATKTDTPIIEIPQSISVITRDELDDRGVQG; this is encoded by the coding sequence ATGGGAATCCGGAAAAATCGAGGCAAGCAATACAACAATATCGGGAACATATCAATATTGACGCTCACACGTTCACGCGCTATTCATACTATGTTTTTTGGCTTAGCGACATTAGCCAGCATGACAGTGGCGACACCATTTGCCTATGCAGCGGATACTGCGCAGGTCCAGACAGCACTCAAGCACTATGACGTTCCTGCCGGACCGCTTGCTACCCGTTTGAATGACCTCGCCCGAACAGCGGGTGTGCTATTGTCGTTCGGCCCGGCACTCGCTGAAGGGAAGCGTACCAATGGAATATCCGGTGACTATGCTCTTCCCGATGCATTTGCAAGGCTGTTGGCCGGTTCAGATGTTGAAGCGGTTGCGATTTCAGGTGGCCGGTACACCCTGAAAACCTTACCCGTTGTTCCGATCCAACGGGGAGCTGAACTCAATGCAACGACATTACCAGAGGTTAGGGTATCGGCCGCAATGAGCCATAAAGAAACAACCTATGGCCCGATAACAGGTTATGTTGCCAAACGTAGCGCTACTGCAACCAAGACCGACACCCCGATTATCGAAATACCGCAATCAATCTCCGTCATCACCCGTGACGAACTTGACGACCGCGGCGTTCAAGGATAA
- the bcsE gene encoding cellulose biosynthesis protein BcsE: protein MSLILRLLRKDSTLREATINQTHLGVLGLPADVGLCGASLVSVLLVRDEALGQCCALSSARNFKQAGQLAILASGESGQKFMDQFALSLDTSDKGSPGVLVFFRVTDDCAEIIGRLGANRFFDEIGACGVTAQHTLLVQEGQAIFDWQNHDLLIKQWQAWKAWAANHHAPILLIIKDIDGAQGFLPLLRALPELVPNLAVLDADCGGGLLTVERWAGQDKSEHRQFGLKLSAHDKSLNLDGSEMDARGQVVFYAPDQGRVIATAATVAGVKGVPAEWTVVSDLSDMEAVCDNAVAATILLHADGDQEFETLSRFVHRMRSSHPRSLKIVVRETTNKLRYNNELMLLRLGVNLMAYKEIPFSRVVQVINDMSDQIFSRPVENEYLLAVQAAEPNRIAGYLSPSTFCREVAAMLKRSERIDLGHSLVRLPILSRVAQLDALQACQARRLGDIFTADQNSIYLFLFACRESDVDSTLDRLFSVPVTELFSSHIIEPTPELIWESVGQLRRDNENSPMSDYSAVLQVDLPILEDKVERLIAITGLQKEGVQISPSSSAEITQLKLICPVDKHRTMRPFSLPRHATTGMLSNLSEQIL, encoded by the coding sequence GTGTCTTTGATCCTGCGTTTATTGCGCAAAGACAGTACTTTGAGGGAAGCCACGATCAATCAGACTCATCTGGGAGTGCTTGGCCTACCTGCTGATGTGGGCCTGTGTGGCGCCAGCTTGGTAAGTGTTTTGCTGGTGCGGGACGAGGCACTAGGGCAGTGTTGTGCACTCTCGTCAGCACGCAATTTCAAACAGGCAGGGCAGCTGGCCATATTGGCATCGGGAGAGTCCGGCCAGAAATTTATGGATCAGTTCGCTCTCAGCCTTGATACCTCCGATAAAGGCAGTCCTGGAGTACTTGTTTTTTTCCGTGTGACCGATGATTGTGCCGAGATCATAGGGCGACTGGGTGCTAATCGCTTCTTTGATGAGATTGGTGCTTGTGGCGTGACAGCACAACACACTTTGCTGGTTCAGGAAGGTCAGGCGATTTTTGATTGGCAGAATCACGATCTATTGATCAAACAGTGGCAAGCCTGGAAGGCATGGGCTGCCAATCATCATGCGCCCATTCTTCTAATAATCAAAGATATTGACGGAGCTCAGGGTTTTTTGCCATTGCTGCGAGCTTTGCCGGAGCTTGTGCCCAACCTCGCCGTATTGGATGCGGATTGCGGTGGTGGATTGTTAACTGTTGAACGGTGGGCGGGGCAGGATAAGAGTGAGCATCGCCAATTTGGCCTGAAATTGTCCGCACATGATAAATCTTTAAATTTAGATGGCTCTGAAATGGATGCTAGAGGACAGGTAGTTTTTTATGCGCCTGACCAGGGGCGAGTCATAGCGACAGCAGCTACCGTGGCTGGTGTCAAAGGTGTGCCCGCAGAATGGACAGTGGTAAGTGATCTGTCTGATATGGAAGCGGTTTGTGATAATGCGGTGGCCGCTACTATCCTGTTGCATGCGGATGGTGACCAAGAGTTTGAAACGCTATCGCGATTTGTCCATCGCATGCGCTCGTCCCATCCCCGTTCCCTGAAAATTGTTGTGCGAGAGACCACCAATAAGCTTCGTTACAACAATGAGTTGATGCTCCTGCGTTTGGGGGTCAATTTGATGGCGTACAAGGAAATTCCATTCTCTCGCGTAGTGCAGGTTATAAATGACATGTCGGATCAGATATTCAGTCGCCCGGTTGAGAATGAATATCTTCTTGCTGTGCAGGCTGCTGAGCCGAACCGGATTGCGGGTTACCTATCGCCGTCCACTTTTTGTCGCGAAGTGGCGGCAATGCTCAAGCGTTCCGAACGTATTGATCTGGGCCATAGCCTGGTGCGCCTTCCAATTCTTTCCAGGGTAGCACAACTGGATGCTCTTCAGGCTTGCCAGGCACGAAGACTTGGCGATATCTTTACCGCCGATCAAAATAGTATTTATCTGTTTTTGTTTGCTTGCCGAGAGTCGGATGTGGATTCGACGCTCGATCGGCTTTTTTCAGTGCCTGTGACAGAGCTGTTTTCTTCCCATATTATTGAGCCGACACCAGAGTTGATCTGGGAATCCGTGGGTCAGTTGCGGCGAGATAACGAAAATTCGCCTATGTCCGACTACTCAGCGGTACTGCAAGTCGATTTGCCGATTCTGGAAGACAAAGTTGAGCGTCTGATCGCAATAACTGGCCTCCAGAAGGAAGGGGTGCAGATTTCCCCGTCTTCATCGGCTGAAATCACTCAGCTTAAGTTGATATGCCCAGTGGACAAGCACCGGACCATGCGACCTTTTTCTTTGCCGCGGCATGCAACGACGGGCATGCTTTCCAATTTATCTGAACAAATTCTTTGA
- a CDS encoding sigma factor-like helix-turn-helix DNA-binding protein, translated as MPPKARRAFLLAQLEGLTYAEIAQQLGVSVSMIKQYMLRATQQCYFSLSF; from the coding sequence TTGCCCCCGAAAGCACGCCGAGCGTTCTTGCTGGCGCAACTCGAAGGTTTGACTTATGCAGAAATTGCTCAGCAGTTGGGTGTATCTGTCAGCATGATCAAACAATATATGCTGCGTGCTACACAGCAATGCTATTTTTCGCTCTCGTTCTGA
- a CDS encoding diacylglycerol kinase codes for MNPHKASGLRRLVNALSYSLSGLLLAWQDEAAFRQEVILSIVLVPVAFMVPVDVTQRVLLVASVMLVLVVEMINSAIEATVDRVSLDIHPLAKRAKDMGSAAVLLALTNAILIWAMILWPLR; via the coding sequence GTGAACCCCCACAAAGCTTCCGGGTTACGCCGGCTGGTGAATGCCCTGAGCTATTCCCTGTCTGGACTGCTACTTGCATGGCAAGATGAGGCCGCTTTTCGTCAGGAAGTTATTCTCTCCATCGTTCTTGTGCCGGTGGCCTTCATGGTGCCGGTCGACGTGACCCAGCGGGTGTTGTTGGTGGCTAGCGTTATGCTGGTATTGGTGGTGGAAATGATCAACTCGGCCATCGAAGCCACCGTGGATCGGGTATCACTGGATATTCATCCATTGGCCAAGAGGGCAAAGGACATGGGTAGCGCTGCCGTTTTGTTGGCACTGACGAACGCCATTTTGATTTGGGCCATGATTTTATGGCCCCTGAGGTAA